In the Triticum aestivum cultivar Chinese Spring chromosome 2B, IWGSC CS RefSeq v2.1, whole genome shotgun sequence genome, catgggccacatgggccataagcgcgcacacacacacacacacactgaaatACAGATAAGACACAGcccaacactccccctcaagagGGATGATAGATATCTATCATGCCCATCTTGTCACAAGCAAGATTGTTCTCCCTGGTTCCCAAACCTTTTGTCAAACAATCGGCGACTTGTTGTCCAGAGCTCACATGAGTTATCTTGATGATTCCTGCATCCAGTTTCTCTTTGATAAAGAATCTGTCTATCTCCACATGTTTTGTTCTGTCATGTTGCACTGGATTATTAGCAATGCTGATTGCAGATTTGTTGTCACACCACACATTCAGAGGATCTTGTCTGAGCACTTTCAGCTCAAGCAGAAGGCCTCTTACCCATAACATCTCACTCAGCCCTTGAGACATTGCCctatactcagcttctgcagttgatTTTGACACCACCGGTTGTTTTTTACTTCTCCATGATACCAAATttccaccaacaaacacacaataGCCAGAGGTTGATCGTCTATCATCAAGACAGCTAGCCCAATCAGCATCGCTATAACCGTCAACATTCAAATGGCCATTACTCTTGAACCAGAGTCCCATACCAGGGCTGCCCTTTAGATACCTCATGATTCTATAGACTGCATCAAGGTGTCCACTTCTGGGGTCATGCATATATCTACTTACTACACTTACTGCATATGTAATATCTGGTCTAGTGTGACACAAGTACAGAAGTTTGCCAACCAATTGTTGATATTTTGCTTTGTTAACTTGTTCACCCATCTGTGCTGTCAATTTGTGATTTTGTTCAATGGGAGTTGGGGCTGCTCTACATCCAAGCATTCCCATATCACTTAGGAGCTCTAAGGTATACTTCCGCTGAGACAGGGCTATTCCCCTCTTTGATCTTGCAACTTCGATACCCAGGAAATATTTTAGCTGACCAAGATCCTTAACTTCAAATGCTTTGCCTAGGCATTTCTTTAGTCTTCCAATCTCCTCTTCATTGTCTCCCGTTattatgatgtcatccacatatactgcaAGAATAGTAATCTGTTGCTTGGAATGTTTATAGAAAACAGTGTGATCTCCATTGCATTGTTTATACTCCATACTGCAAACTGCTTGCCTGAACCGGTCAAACCAAGCCCTTGGCGATTGCTTCAAACCATAGAGAGATTTTCTCAATGTACAAACCTTCCCAACAGTCCCAGGTGTAGAAAGTCCAGGAGGAATTTCCATGTAGACTTCCTCTTGTAGATCTCCATGTAAAAAGGCATTTTTACATCAAGTTGGTGTAGTGGCCATCCAAAGTTAGCTGCACATGAGATTAGAATCCTCACTGTACTCATCTTTGCAACTGGGGCGAATGTTTCGTCATAATCAATACCATACGTTTGGCTGTACCCTCTGGCTACCAGTCTTGCCTTGTAACGCTCAACCTTACCCTCAGGATTCTGCTTCACTGTGAAGATCCACTTACAACTGACTGCCTTCTTCCCATATGGAAGATTTGCTAGCTCCCATGTTTTGTTCTTTCTCAGGGCCTCCAACTCTTCCCTCATGGCTTCACACCACTTTGGATCTTGTCTTGCTTCTTTCCAGTCTTTAGGAACAATCACGGCTTGAAGTGATGCGACAAATGCTCTAAATGAAGGTGATAGGGCTTCATAGGTGACATAATTACTGATGTCATGCTCAAGATTGCCCTTGCTCAAAGTTTTCCTTGCTACTTCCTTCTTGAGAGCAATTGGCAGGTTAGGTGATGCTTCTTCAGTACTTGAATTTTCATATGACTCCACTTCAGATGAGCTTCCTGTCGCTTGAGTTTCTTCTGACTGCTCCCCCTGTTCCATAGTTTCTTTTGACTGCTCCTCATGCACTTGTTCCTCCACACCTCTCTTCCTTCTTGTATACACCTGAGGATTCCTTTCCTCATTTGGTCTCTGCCACCTCTGCTGTTCAGCCCCATCAACTACAACTGGAATGAAGGATCCCACTATTTTCGGGGTTGGTATTGGCTGCTCCTTGTCGCCATTGGTGCTGCACTCACCACTCAAGTTGCACTCCCCCTCTTGACCACCCTGCATAGATTGTGAGTGGTCAAGTTCTTCGAATAAAGTGCTGAGATCTGTCTTCTCACCATAGAAAGGCTCAGATTCTCGAAAGGTGACATCCATACTTACAAATGTGCGCCTTTCAGCAGGACTCCAACACTTATAGCCTCGCTGCCCTGCAGGATATCCAACAAATATGTATTTTACAGCTCGTGGATCCAGCTTTCCCACTGCTGGTCTGTGATCTCTAACGAAGCAGGTGCACCCAAATAACTTCGGAGGAACTGAGAATTTGTTCTCCCCAAATAGCATCTCACATGGGGACTTCATACCAAGCATTTTTGAAGGCATCCGGTTGATCAGGAACGTTGCAGTCATGACAGCTTCACTCCACAAGAATTTTGGCACATTCATGGTGAACATAAGTGATCGAGCCACTTTTAAAATGTGTCGGTTTTTCCTTTCTGCAACACCATTCTGAGCAGGGGTATCTGGACATGATGTTTGGTGCATTATGCCTTGTGCTGACAGGAAACCTCCAAATTGCTTGTTTACATATTCAGTTCCATTGTCAGATCTGATCACCTGCACCTGCACATTGAATTGGTTTCGCACATAGGCATAAAACTCCTGAAAACATTGGAATACCTCATCTTTATGTCGCATGAGGTACACCCAAGTCATGCGAGTGTGGCAGTCTATAAATGTCACAAAATATTTCATTCCACTAACAGAAACAACAGGACATGTCCACACATCAGAGTGAATCAGCATAAACGGGGATATACTCCTTAGCCCCTTACTCAAATATGAGATTCTTGTGTGCTTTGCATATTTTACTCAAATATGAGATTCTTGTGTGCTTTGCATATTCACATGCATCACACACAAGCTTACTCTTGTCTACTCCACGCATTACATCAGGAAACATCTTACTCATCTTATCAAAAGCCATATGCCCCATGCGACAGTGATGGATCATCGCCATTGTCTCACTTACTCCAACTAGTACAGCCAAAATAGGACTAGCACCAGACCTAGACACATCACGATCCATATACCACAATCCACTACGCCTGGTTCCTGTCCCAAGTTTCCTTCCAGTCATCCTCTCCTGAATCAAACATATTTTCTTATCAAGAGTTATTCGGCAATCTATCTGATCAATCAAAGCACTTAGAGAAAGCAAGTTCACAGGAAAAGCTGGAACATGTAATACATCAGATAATTTAATAGTGGGTGTACATTGAACTGATCCAACTCCTTTAATCGGTTGTGAGGTGCCATCAACAGTTTGTATTGTTTCACAATGTGTAATTGGGTACTGAGTATATGATTCAAACTCAGTTGAGGTACCCGCAACATGCTTGGATGCTCCAGAATCTAATATCCAATCTGGAAGGAAATCATGTGTGGATATAGATGCATTTGCAAAGTTACCTTCCCCTGTGTAGACAAAGTGGGCAAAGTTCCCGAAGGTGTTGTCCTCCTGGCTTCTACTCTTCGTCTCCCCTTGAGAGGTTGTTGACGTCCCTTCTTCTTGCGTTGCCAAGTTAGCCAAGTTTGCTTTGAAGCCACTGGAATAATTCGAACCCCTCGAGTTACCTCTGCCTCTAACTTCCCGGTATCCACCTCGGCTGTAACCTCTTCCCCTACCACGTATTTCTCTGCGTTGTGCTGTGCAATTGATGCTTATGTGACCTTTCTCTCCACAATTGAAGCACTCTCTTGTCTCCTTCCATTCAGACACAGTAAATGCTGAGCGAGATGCATTCGCTTCTCCAGTCCTGGTCAACTTCAACCTGACCTCCTCCTGTGCCATTGCTGCAACTGCCTCCTCAAGCGAGGGGAGCTTTGGCTGATGAAACACCCAGCACGCCTTCCTTCAAATTCTGAGCTAAGTCCCTTCAAGAATTTCATCACTCTCCTACGCTCTACCCACTTCTTAGTAGCAACTATACATTCTGAATGTGGTAACTCCAATGGATCATAGTGGTCTAAGTCAGCCCACAAATGCTGCAATTCTGCTACATACTCCATCACCGACTTATCCCCTTGTTTTAGCTCATTTACTCTATCCTCAATCTGCGCCATAAGCATTATGTTCCCTTTCCCGGAGTACAATGTTTCCAGGGTTTTCCATACCTCTACTGCATGGGGAAGAGTCTCCACGGCTGCTGCAATGGATGGGGTCAAGGAGTTCAGCAGCCATGCCACCACCAGAGAGTCAATGACACTCCACTCCACTCTTCACTTGCCCTGTTCGCCGGTTCATCTACTTCCCCTCTGACATAGCCTTCCAGCCCCTTTGTCCTCAATATTAGCAATGCCCTTCTGGACCAGCTTAGGTAGTTTGTGACCCCTTCCATCTTGATTTCATTTGGCATCAGTTCTATTCTCTGTATCACCTCAGGCTGAGGAACAAGCGCACCTGGGGAAGCCACACCCTCTGCCTTGACAGTGATGAGCTCAGCTAGCTTCTCCAACGCCTTTACCAACCCCTGCCTTTACCAACCCCTGGTTGTCCCCCATCTTTCCAATCTTGAATCACACCACTAGCAACCTCCAGCAACCACTGCTCCCCACTTTCACCTCTCTACTACCTCCTCCCCTCAGATCTGGGATTCCACCTCTCCTTCTTCCACACAAGCCTTCTCCTCTCAGACAATCGCCAGCAAGCACAACCAGCCAACCACCATCACCATTGCTGGGATTGGGAACCCAAGCTCTGACACCATGTAGAATCAGGGGAGAGAGGGGTGGCGGCTGGGATAGAAAGATGGCCTGGTATTGTATTCTATTGGAGTTAGGGTTTCCTGTACAAGGGGGCAGCACATATATAGGCTGCAGGGTtacatgggccacatgggccacatgggccataagcgcgcgcacacacacacacacacactgaaatACAGATAAGACACAGCCCAACAGACAGTTTGGCATCAATGGACATCCTTGCATTGTAAACTGACGCTGTACTTGTGCCATGTGCAGACTCATTTCATCCTTCCGGAGTACCTGATGCAAAGGGACCAGAGGCTAAACATGGACGAGGCGGTCGACACTCTGACGCGTGCCGGTGTCCCGCAGGATGAGATGGCGGCCTTAGAAAGGCAGCTAGCTTCTGGACCATCCCCGGCGCCAGCAGCAGCAGCTCCGAGCAGCAGCACGACTCCCGCAAACAGAATGATGAACTTTGTTAGTGCCGGAGTAGAGGCGCGGGCCGAGAGCAGCACGCAACAGGCTGCTGCTAACAACGAGGACATCGAGCTGCCGGACGAagagagcgacgaggaggacgatgtcCAGATCGCGGAGAGGGCTGTTCCTGAAGCCGTGTTTGGCGAGCTCGGCAAGAGAGCCGCGGAGAGCAGAGAGGAAAGCTCTAGTGCTCAAGAGAACAACGAGCAGCAGCTGGGCGCTCTCGAGAGAATTAAGCGAAGGCGTCAATAGGGTCAAAGATTGTGATCCAAGCACACGCCGTTAGCTGTCGTTTGAGCCTAATGATGTTGTAGCTGTTACGTGTAAACATGTTCTTGCTAGCGTTTGCTCTTCTTGTACAAGGATTTTGCAGGAGTTAATCCGGTGTTGATCCGCAGCGTTTTTCTGTGTACAAACTGTAAACTCTTGGGACACGTGTCCATCATTTTCAGTGAAATTTTGTCGATTCCAAGGATGAACAATGGACTGGCAGCTTTGTTTGGATGGTGGCCAAAGTTTACCCTACCAAATTGAGTCATGACCAAAAGTTTCTCCTATAACTCTTTCTGCACtttagttcatttttcttgccaatgttggccaaCTCATTGGCAGCCAAAATTTAAGGACACTGTTAAACCTGTGAATAGTTTGGTCTGAAACCATagttttaatttggttttcctgTTGGACTGCTTTGGTTTGGTTGAAATGGGTTGAGCCTCTATTGTAATTTGGTTTGGTGTGGCCTTCTGTAATTAATAGATTGGGTTGGTTTGGTCTGGACACAGACAAATTGGCCTCAGACCATTTTAGTCCATGGATAAAACCCAGTCTAGCGACCAGTTCGATCGACCTCACGTCACGCAAGACTGGCACTAGGTTTGGGAGCAGCCGCCGCGCGACATGAGTGCGTGTATCACCCAGCCAGCACCGATATCTACGGTGACAAAAGCCAACTCCTTCATGCAGAACATGAGGAGCCCAAAGCCGAGGCATTGGACGATGTTGTTGACAATGGAGATGGCCGTGAACTCGACCTTGCCGATGTGGCCGACGAAGGCGACGGTGACGAAGCCGATGAGGAACTGGAAGACCCCGGTCAAGATCATCGGCACCGCGATCTGCCAAAGGGTCTTGCACATGTCCGGCAAGGTCTTGCAGCCGGCGACAGGCCACCGTCTCCGCGGACGGCGCCACCATCTGCTCTTCTGGTGCACGCACGGACTACGTACACGGAAATCTTCAGACCAAGCACACACCAAGCTAGCCGCTGTTCGTACGTGCTTCATGCGTTTCGTAGTTTTGTACGTACATGTCAAGTTTGGGGTCTAAGTCCAACGTTCCAGTTGCTGCTGACAAAACCATAGTTTGAAACTTTGGGTTCAAACTATATGTAGAAAATGGTCTGGAGGGATTTGGCTTGAAAATAAATACAGTTTGGATTGGTTTGGATTGTACCATTTGCAATCTGGTTTGGTTTAGCTTGAGCGCTGGACTTGTACATGCATGGGTTGGCCTGGGTTTAGTTTGGATTACAAACTATTCCCAGGTTTAGACACTGTTAACTGGCAAAGGTTTGTCAGGGAGGCTGGCATTTGCGAATGTTTTAGGTGCCATTTTTAGTTAACGGCCAGGGAGGCTGGCATTTGCGAATGTTTTAGGTGCCATTTTTAGTTGCGAGGCAGGTTCATTAGAGAAGGCATCTTTGTTTTAATAAAATTGCCCTCGTTTGATCTTTACTCACAACTAAAACTGCCATCAAATGGTGTTCGCTTGCCACCGCTCTCCGTTTGATCTTTACTCGCAACTAAAACTAGCATCAAATGATGTTCGCTTGCCACCCCTCCCATCTGACATTCGCTGGGTAATACTAAAACTAAACCAATATTTTGGCTAGCCAAATATTTGGTAAAGGCAAACttgtcttttttttttttgctggGAAGGCATACTTGGGCTtaaaaccaaacacaccctagCCTTTGTACTGAGAAATATACACCTTTGTTTACAATAACTCTTTTCAATATGTATtatccaaatttgaattcaaatagtgAGTTACTTCGTAGCTCACAGATTTGTCCGTATAAAGCATAAAAAGAAGGGAAGAAATGTAGCTGAAGAAGACCAAAAAATACACCATCACCAGATGTCAGCATTTTTGAGCTACTCTGTGTGGTCTGGAAGTAATGAACCGCTGAAAATATGTTAAGACATAGCCTAAAAACTGTACAGTTTTGCCCTATTATTTCCATATATCGATCTCTAAGCTTCATGCACTTTAACTACCTCATTGTACAAAATAATCAATCCTCTGGAGACTACAGGTCTACAGACTTCCACTACTCTGTGGTCTGAAGAATCCCTTGCAAATGATCTTGAACCTACATCAGAATTCCGAACGCATTACTtcttctcgaatacgcacgagtgtgcgtaccATATATTACCGAACGCATCACTTCACGTAATCTGCGCCATCGAGAAAACGGGCATACTCTGTCCCGTTGAGTCTGCTGTTCACATCCTCCCAGTTCCTGACAAGATCCGGAAGAGGGCGCGTATGAATCTTCACCTGCCTGCTCACCAGTTTCCTCACCGGAACGCCGAGGAATTCCTGCACCTGGAATAATGCCTGCACACACAGAGACAGAGACGTGCTATTAAGGTAAACCGTAATCTATCGGTACTTCGTTAGGACATCCAAATGAGTTCTGCTCCAGTACATTTCTGTTTCTGATTATGTCCTCGTAGTAGAGGATCATGCGCCGTGTCGTGTTGAAGCTGTCCAAGCAGTCTCCCATGTACTTCTCGACATCCCTGATGTTTGAAACCAGGGTTGACACGTCCAGTTCTGGTTTGAATTTTGCGAGTATCTCGGCCTGGCAGAGAACAAAATAGACTGATCAGATGAAAGCACTAGCCAGTATGACCAACAGGTTGCAAATGAAAAGTCAATTATGATGGTTGTTCAAAAGAGAGAGGAAGTGTATCAGTGATCACTGTTTTAACATTTTATTCTGCTCCTTCCGGCTATTATTGACACTGGCGTTACAATATTTCTAAATGCAAAAGCAGAAGATTAAAGTTTCACGAAAAGTTCAAAGTTAGTTTTAGGATTTTAGCATTTCAGAGCTCCATATCAGCAAAGAGGTAGTTTAGCTGTAGGGTTTCAGAACCAGGGTAAGAAAACAAGTGCCCCGCATTTATGCGAAAAAACGTGAGGGAACAGAGCAAAGTCATTGCAGTAAATTTACTGGAATTATCTGTGCATCGATGATACCTCTTCTTCCGAGTGAACGTGAGATTTGTGGGTTCCATTCAGCTGCTTTGCATCTCTGTCATAGTTGTTGGCCAACACAGAGATAAGCCTGCGTAATGTATTTTTCCTGAAGAGAAATATCACAGAGACACCCTTCTTGTTCAAATAACTAAGTATATCATCATGATGGTCCATAAAGCCCTGGAAAACACAACGGTAGCAGTTAATGAcatagatttttttttcatttgttATCACTAGGCATAATGTTGTTAATGCCAATGGTACACTGAACAATACAAACATCAACATCAATAATCATGATTGACCAACCTGGCTTTTAGAAAAGTTTGGTATCATTAACGTGACATGACAGAGCACTGACATATGAGAAATGCAGGCATGTTATGGTGTGGTACACTTTA is a window encoding:
- the LOC123043994 gene encoding nodulation protein H isoform X2: MHPYPLKGSKGASLPPRPTLVFLIALFGLYVCYLSFNQIRMESKHVEENGAQEQDEHVCTRPYVPSEELPYVHFPKPKGYSRAECSCNPVRFFVIVSMQRSGSGWFETLLNSHPNISSNGEIFNRVDRRQNISSIVQTLDKLYDLDWLTSAAKNECTAAFGFKWMLNQGFMDHHDDILSYLNKKGVSVIFLFRKNTLRRLISVLANNYDRDAKQLNGTHKSHVHSEEEAEILAKFKPELDVSTLVSNIRDVEKYMGDCLDSFNTTRRMILYYEDIIRNRNALFQVQEFLGVPVRKLVSRQVKIHTRPLPDLVRNWEDVNSRLNGTEYARFLDGADYVK